From the genome of Sediminibacter sp. Hel_I_10:
AAAATCTGAGAAAGCAAATGAAGTAAAGCTAGATAAAGATTATAAAGATTTTTACATTCCTAGAATCAAATGGACCAATGAGCCTAATAAACTGAGTGCACAATACATGAATCGTCACCAAAGTGAATTGGATGTTTGGTTTATTGATGCTGAAAGCATGAAAGGAGATTTGGTTTTAGCAGAAAAGGATAAAGCTTATATAGACGTCACGTTTAATCTAACGTTTTTAAAGGATCATAGTTTTATTTGGACCAGCGAGAAAGATGGCTATAATCACATTTACCATTACGATAAGAACGGAAAACTCATTCAACAAGTGACATCAGGAAACTGGGAAGTGACTGATTATTATGGTTACGATAGTGACTCCAAACGCATCTTTTATCAATCTACAGAAGATGGCTCTATCAATAGAAGTGTGTTTGCTATTGGGTTGAACGGTAAAAAGAAACAACGGTTAACTCAAAATACGGGCACCAACTCAGCAGACTTTAGTGCTGATTTCTCTTACTTTATCAACACGTATTCCAGTGCAGATACGCCTCCAATATATACCCTTAATTATGCCGATTCTGGAAAGGTGTTAAAAACAATAAAAACCAATCAAGATTTAGCTGATAAGCTTAAGGACTATAAAGTATCAAAGAAAGAATTTAGTACCATTTCTGTCAACGGCAATGAATTAAACATGTGGATGCTTAAGCCGTTGGATTTTGATGAGAGCAAACAATATCCGTTGTTTATGTTTCAATATTCTGGTCCTGGGTCTCAGCAAGTAGCAAATACTTGGAACGGCATCAATGATTATTGGTATCAGGATTTAGCGCAGCAAGGTTATATAGTGGCTTGTGTAGATGGAAGAGGAACTGGTTTTAAAGGGGCAGATTTTAAAAAAGTCACCCAAAATGAACTGGGTAAATATGAGTTGGAAGACCAAATCACGGCTGCCAAGCAATTAGGACAACGTGCCTATATAGATGCAGATCATATTGGTATTTGGGGCTGGAGTTTTGGTGGTTATTTGAGTAGCAATGCCTTATTTAAGGGTAATGATGTGTTTACCATGGCTATAGCAGTAGCACCTGTAACCAGCTGGAGGTTTTATGATACCATTTATACAGAACGGTACATGACTACGCCACAAGAGAACCCTAGTGGTTATGACGAAAACTCTCCTATTAATCACGTGGATAAGCTAAAAGGAGATTTTCTTTTGGTACATGGAACCGGAGATGATAATGTTCACGTTCAAAATACCATGCGTATGGTAGAAGCTTTAATTCAGGCAGATAAGCAATTTGAATGGGCGCTCTATCCAGATAAAAACCATGGTATTTACGGGGGGAACACCCGTTTGCACCTTTATAAAAAAATGACTGATTTCATCAATAGAACACTTGGTGATGGAAGACCAGAAACATATTTATCTAAATAAACATTGATTTTTTTTACAATTAACTAACTAATATATTGATATGGAATTTAAGTTTGGAGGTTCAGCAACTAATCAAAAAACAGTTTTAGGTCATCCCTCAGGTCTGTTTGTCCTTTTCTTTACAGAGATGTGGGAGCGTTTTTCATACTATGGTATGCGTGCCCTGTTGGTGCTTTTTTTAGTGGCTTCTTTAATGGAAGAAGGCTGGGGTTGGGAAAGAGCTGAAGCTTTAGTTCTATATGGTTGGTATACAGGTCTTGTTTACGTAACCCCTATTTTAGGGGGGTTAATTGCAGATAAGCTTACGGGATATCGCAATGCGGTGATTATAGGCGCATTTCTGATGACTTTGGGACATGCGGCGATGGCTTTAGAGGTATTCTCTGACCCGTTTTTCTATTTAGGATTGGGGCTTCTAATTATTGGTAATGGTTTATTTAAGCCTAATATTTCTTCTATGGTTGGGCAGTTGTACAAAAACCAAGGAAAGGAAAAAGATGCAGGTTATACCATTTTCTATATGGGGATTAATGCTGGGGCTTTTCTTGGTATTCTGTTATGTGGTTATATTGGTGAATCTGTTGGATGGCATTTTGGATTTGGATTAGCTGGAGTGTTTATGTTCTTCGGAATGTTACAATTCTACTTTGCCCAAAAGATTTTTGGAAGAATAGGTCTTTCACCAAAAGGAACTCAAGATTTTGATGATGCCGTTGAAAATACGGTAGAAAACACAAAAGATGCTATTGAAGATACTGTGGAAGATGCTAAAAAATCTGGTGTTACAGCAGATCGTTTAATAGTGATTGGTGTATTGGCCTTTTTTACCATTTTCTTTTGGTGGGCTTTTGAGCAGGCTGGTGGGTCGATGACTATTTTTGCAGCAGATTATACCGATAGAGTTTTGGAAGGAAATGGTGCACTTACCTTTAAGATCTTCAATACCATTCTTACAGTAGTCCCCATGTTAATTATTACTTGGGTTTTGGCGATGTTATTTAGACAAACCTTTTCAAAATATGCATTATCAAATGTGCTATTGGGAACAAGTTTTGTCATTATTTGGGCCATTGTCATTTGGATGTTGATCAGAGAGTTTAACGCAGATGTTGCCGAAGTGAAGGCCTCTTGGTTTGGTATTTTAAACTCATTCTTTATCATTGCATTCGCGCCATTATTTTCTAAGATATGGCAAAGTAAATACAATCCGACTGGACCTGTGAAATTTGCAATCGGACTTATTTTACTAGGTTTTGGTTTTGGTATTTTAGCATACGGCTCTATGGGTATTCCTTTAGGAGCAAAAACAGCATCTGTAAGTATGATGTTCTTAGTATTTGCTTATTTGTTCCATACGTTGGGAGAGCTTTGTGTTTCTCCAGTAGGACTTTCATATGTAAGTAAATTGGCTCCAGTTAAATTGGTGGGTCTAATGTTCGGTGTTTGGTTTGTAGCTAACTTTATTGCGAATTTAGCTGCGGGTATAACAGGAAGTTATATGGATCCAATTTTAGAAGAAAAAGGATTAACGTATTTCTTTATGATATTTACTTTAATTCCAGTTGGAGCAGGAATTGTCATGCTGATATTAAACAAAACGTTGATCAAAAAGATGCATGGGATTAGATAAGCCAATGCGTTAAAATAATTCAAAATGCACCATTTTAGGTGCATTTTTTGTAAGTTCGGAATGACTTTTGAAAAGAAAATGATATGAGAACAACCCTATTATTTATATCGGTATTGCTAACGATGTTTGCAACCGTAACAGCTCAAGAAATTAAATGGATGACTTTTGAGGAAGCACTAGCAGCTCAGAAAAAAAATCCGAAAAAAATTATGATGGATGTCTATACCAGTTGGTGTGGCCCTTGTAAAATGCTAGATAAAAACACCTTTCATAATAAAGATGTTGTGGCTTACGTGAATAAACACTTTTACGCCGTAAAGTTTAATGCCGAAGGTAATGATGTTATTACCTACAAAGGGCAGACCTTTAGTAATCCCAATTACAAGGAGGAGATGAAAAACCGACGCAACAGCGCGCATGAACTTTCTCGTTTCTTTCAGGTTTCGGCTTATCCAACCATTGTCTATTTAGATGAAAAAGGAGAAGTGATTGCGCCTATTAAAGGCTATCAAAAACCGCAACAGATTGAACTTTATCTAAAGATGTTTAATAGTGATGCTCATAAAGAACTCACCACGCAAGAAGCATTTAATGACTACTATAAAGCCTTTACACCTGAATTTGAAATGTAGTCCAGATGGTGAATTATGCAGAGCTCTATCATAGCGACAAAGTGCATTAGACCATAAGAATCGTTGTTCAAGCAGGATCTCTACTTCATGACGTAGGCGCCTTCTTGAGCTGTGTGATGAAAAGGAATCTTCCGTTTTAGGCAAGTCGCTCTCCATCGGTTTACGTAGGATCTGTAATTACTGCCATCTGCCACAATCAGCTTTGGTTGAAGGGAATCAATAAGTCGGTTTAAGTTCAATTTCGGCGAATTTCTGAAAAGAACCACCTCGGGTTGAAATGCGTTGATTTGATATATGGCAAAACTATCCACCACGAATAGGGATTTCCTCTTAAAATAATAAAGTGATCTTAAGCTGTCAGAGGCTGTTGTTTCTATAAAATTTCCGACGTAAAAATCATTCAAAACTCGGTTTTTGCGCAATGCGTCCTGGTCTAAATTGTGTGATATTGCTAAATGCTGTGCATTTTTGTAAGCGATTATCGATGCTTTGCTCTTGTGAAAGATAATCAGCGTATCATCACTATTTTGAAATTTCTGAAACACATAAGCACCTTGTACTAAAAGCATACTTATTAGAACAACTACCAACCTATTGAATTTCGGTTTCTTAAACCATAACACAAAGGCAATAAGCAACACATAGCATGTGAGTAATTGCGGTGTTTCAAACGAAATATTCTTAAAAAGAAAGGACTCTTGTTCAGCCACCCAGGTCACGATGGTATTCATAAGGCTAATGATAGTTGAGTATAGGTCTGCAATGACATTAGGAAGTACGTTGAGCACAGCCAACACAATCACGAGAATTCCCAAAGCCAGAATCCCACCTAAAAAAGGAACGATGGCCATATTCGAAATAAAAAATAAAGCTGGGAATTGATGAAAATAATAGAGTGCTAAAGGCGCCACACCCAATTGTGCGGCCATGGTGACCGTAAGTATGTTCCAAAAATAATTGGTGAGCTTCCATTTAGGCTGCCACAATCGGTAAAGAAGGGGTTGAATAGAGACAATGGCAAATACAGCCACATAGCTTAATTGAAACCCCACATCAAACAAGAACATGGGCTTGAAGAGAAGTAGCAACAGCATTGAAATGGCCAATGTGTTATAGATGTTGGTTGGTTTCTTTAGATACGTTGCAAACGTAATAATTGTGAACATGGTGACTGCTCTTGTGATAGAGGCCGATAACCCAGCGATCAAAGCAAAACTCCACAGTAGAATTATCAGTAATGCAAAATTGAAAGTTTTGCCATATTTAAAGCGCTCTAAAGGTTTTAAGAGTATCGAAAACAGCCATAGTACAATCCCAACATGTAGTCCAGAGACTGCCAAAATGTGAATGACGCCGGCGTTAACAAAGGTATCATAGACCACTTTACTCATGTCTTGCCTTTGACCCAAAATTAAAGCATTGATAATAGCAAGTTCGTCCTTTTGAAACGCATAAGATTTCAGTTTTTTATTGATATGGGTTCTTAATTTATCGGCATATCCAAAAAGGGTTACGCTCTCAGAGTTGATAGGTAATAATAGCGTTTGATCAGTATAAATTTGATGATACATTTGGCGGTGTTCCAAATAGTGTTTATAATCAAATTGATTCGGATTTAATGGAGCTTTTAGCGCTGTAAGGTTTGAAATCGTGAGAAATACATCATCAACTTTTAGCGGGATGTTTAGGCTGTCTTTTGAAATGTTAAGCAACGTTTGTCCTTTGACCTGTTTACCTTCAATCTCTAGAACGGTAATAACATATTTATCATGGTAGGCCGTAGGTTTTAAACGTTCTCTAACTTTAAAGGTAATGGAGTAATCGCTCTCTTTTTCTTCGGAAATGTGATGGCTATAATGGGTTTTGAATAATCGTGGGTCCTGAAGTTGGTGCAATGTCATGCCTAAGCAAATCATCGAGCTGAAGCTAAAGGCTCCAAACCA
Proteins encoded in this window:
- a CDS encoding S9 family peptidase produces the protein MNILKSLSLFLFVSTAVLTAQNKDITLEEIWSGGFRTSGLDALHSMDNGQQYSVLNFENRNSQIDIYNYQTLEKVKTLLSSSNIPSIAYFTDYTFSDDESKILLATDVEAIYRRSSLGKYYVHDTKTGQTTLVSEEKIQEPTFSPNGSKIAYGLNNNLYIKDLDSNETKQITNDGEYNNIINGITDWVYEEEFSFVRAFEWNANGDKLAFIRFDESKVPEFSMDVYGTELYPKQQVFKYPKAGETNSVVSLHIYDLKSEKANEVKLDKDYKDFYIPRIKWTNEPNKLSAQYMNRHQSELDVWFIDAESMKGDLVLAEKDKAYIDVTFNLTFLKDHSFIWTSEKDGYNHIYHYDKNGKLIQQVTSGNWEVTDYYGYDSDSKRIFYQSTEDGSINRSVFAIGLNGKKKQRLTQNTGTNSADFSADFSYFINTYSSADTPPIYTLNYADSGKVLKTIKTNQDLADKLKDYKVSKKEFSTISVNGNELNMWMLKPLDFDESKQYPLFMFQYSGPGSQQVANTWNGINDYWYQDLAQQGYIVACVDGRGTGFKGADFKKVTQNELGKYELEDQITAAKQLGQRAYIDADHIGIWGWSFGGYLSSNALFKGNDVFTMAIAVAPVTSWRFYDTIYTERYMTTPQENPSGYDENSPINHVDKLKGDFLLVHGTGDDNVHVQNTMRMVEALIQADKQFEWALYPDKNHGIYGGNTRLHLYKKMTDFINRTLGDGRPETYLSK
- a CDS encoding peptide MFS transporter, whose translation is MEFKFGGSATNQKTVLGHPSGLFVLFFTEMWERFSYYGMRALLVLFLVASLMEEGWGWERAEALVLYGWYTGLVYVTPILGGLIADKLTGYRNAVIIGAFLMTLGHAAMALEVFSDPFFYLGLGLLIIGNGLFKPNISSMVGQLYKNQGKEKDAGYTIFYMGINAGAFLGILLCGYIGESVGWHFGFGLAGVFMFFGMLQFYFAQKIFGRIGLSPKGTQDFDDAVENTVENTKDAIEDTVEDAKKSGVTADRLIVIGVLAFFTIFFWWAFEQAGGSMTIFAADYTDRVLEGNGALTFKIFNTILTVVPMLIITWVLAMLFRQTFSKYALSNVLLGTSFVIIWAIVIWMLIREFNADVAEVKASWFGILNSFFIIAFAPLFSKIWQSKYNPTGPVKFAIGLILLGFGFGILAYGSMGIPLGAKTASVSMMFLVFAYLFHTLGELCVSPVGLSYVSKLAPVKLVGLMFGVWFVANFIANLAAGITGSYMDPILEEKGLTYFFMIFTLIPVGAGIVMLILNKTLIKKMHGIR
- a CDS encoding thioredoxin fold domain-containing protein — protein: MRTTLLFISVLLTMFATVTAQEIKWMTFEEALAAQKKNPKKIMMDVYTSWCGPCKMLDKNTFHNKDVVAYVNKHFYAVKFNAEGNDVITYKGQTFSNPNYKEEMKNRRNSAHELSRFFQVSAYPTIVYLDEKGEVIAPIKGYQKPQQIELYLKMFNSDAHKELTTQEAFNDYYKAFTPEFEM
- a CDS encoding ComEC/Rec2 family competence protein, which codes for MKLLNFTIIKLTICLIIGILIAEFSSCSLTLLLWLLSLCLAGTLISFVIAKYQLEKTVWFGAFSFSSMICLGMTLHQLQDPRLFKTHYSHHISEEKESDYSITFKVRERLKPTAYHDKYVITVLEIEGKQVKGQTLLNISKDSLNIPLKVDDVFLTISNLTALKAPLNPNQFDYKHYLEHRQMYHQIYTDQTLLLPINSESVTLFGYADKLRTHINKKLKSYAFQKDELAIINALILGQRQDMSKVVYDTFVNAGVIHILAVSGLHVGIVLWLFSILLKPLERFKYGKTFNFALLIILLWSFALIAGLSASITRAVTMFTIITFATYLKKPTNIYNTLAISMLLLLLFKPMFLFDVGFQLSYVAVFAIVSIQPLLYRLWQPKWKLTNYFWNILTVTMAAQLGVAPLALYYFHQFPALFFISNMAIVPFLGGILALGILVIVLAVLNVLPNVIADLYSTIISLMNTIVTWVAEQESFLFKNISFETPQLLTCYVLLIAFVLWFKKPKFNRLVVVLISMLLVQGAYVFQKFQNSDDTLIIFHKSKASIIAYKNAQHLAISHNLDQDALRKNRVLNDFYVGNFIETTASDSLRSLYYFKRKSLFVVDSFAIYQINAFQPEVVLFRNSPKLNLNRLIDSLQPKLIVADGSNYRSYVNRWRATCLKRKIPFHHTAQEGAYVMK